The Streptomyces luteogriseus genome includes a window with the following:
- the fabG gene encoding 3-oxoacyl-ACP reductase FabG, with product MSTTEQRVAVVTGAARGIGAATAVRLAAEGRAVAVLDLDEAACKDTVEKITAAGGKAIAVGCDVSDEAQVEAAVARIAEELGAPTILVNNAGVLRDNLLFKMSVSDWDTVMNVHLRGAFLMSKACQKHMVDAGFGRIVNLSSSSALGNRGQVNYSAAKAGLQGFTKTLAKELGKFGVTANSVAPGFIATEMTKATADRVGMGFEDFKAAAATQIPVARVGEPEDIANAIAFFTGEAAGFVSGQVLYVAGGPLD from the coding sequence ATGTCCACCACTGAGCAGCGGGTTGCCGTCGTGACCGGTGCCGCGCGCGGCATCGGTGCCGCCACCGCCGTACGACTGGCCGCCGAGGGCCGCGCGGTCGCCGTGCTCGACCTCGACGAGGCGGCCTGCAAGGACACCGTCGAGAAGATCACCGCCGCCGGCGGCAAGGCCATCGCCGTCGGGTGCGACGTCTCCGACGAGGCGCAGGTCGAGGCGGCCGTCGCGCGGATCGCCGAGGAGCTCGGCGCGCCGACGATCCTGGTCAACAACGCGGGCGTGCTGCGCGACAACCTGCTGTTCAAGATGAGCGTCTCCGACTGGGACACCGTCATGAACGTGCACCTGCGCGGCGCCTTCCTGATGTCCAAGGCCTGCCAGAAGCACATGGTGGACGCGGGCTTCGGCCGGATCGTCAACCTGTCGTCGTCGTCCGCGCTCGGCAACCGCGGCCAGGTGAACTACTCGGCCGCGAAGGCGGGTCTGCAGGGCTTCACCAAGACCCTGGCCAAGGAGCTCGGCAAGTTCGGCGTCACCGCCAACTCCGTCGCCCCCGGCTTCATCGCCACCGAGATGACCAAGGCCACCGCCGACCGCGTCGGCATGGGCTTCGAGGACTTCAAGGCCGCCGCCGCCACCCAGATCCCGGTGGCCCGGGTCGGTGAGCCGGAGGACATCGCCAACGCCATCGCCTTCTTCACCGGCGAGGCGGCCGGATTCGTCTCCGGCCAGGTGCTGTACGTGGCCGGCGGACCGCTCGACTAG
- a CDS encoding SDR family oxidoreductase, which translates to MTSVELSGKVALVTGASRGIGYGVAEALVARGDRVCITGRGEDALKEAVEQLGADRAIYVAGKAHDEAHQAAAVERTMEAFGRVDYLVNNAGTNPVFGPIADLDLNVARKVFETNVVSALGFAQRTWHAWQKDNGGAIVNIASVAGLSPSPFIGAYGVSKAAMINLTVQLAHEFAPKVRVNAIAPAVVKTKFAQALYEGREEEAAAAYPLGRLGVPSDIGGAAAFLTSEQSDWVTGQTLVVDGGIFLNAGTG; encoded by the coding sequence ATGACTTCCGTGGAACTCTCCGGCAAGGTCGCCCTCGTCACGGGCGCCAGCCGCGGCATCGGCTACGGCGTCGCCGAGGCCCTGGTCGCGCGCGGCGACCGCGTGTGCATCACCGGCCGGGGCGAGGACGCCCTCAAGGAGGCCGTCGAGCAGCTCGGCGCCGACCGCGCCATCTACGTGGCGGGCAAGGCGCACGACGAAGCCCACCAGGCCGCGGCCGTCGAGCGCACGATGGAGGCCTTCGGTCGCGTCGACTACCTGGTCAACAACGCGGGCACGAACCCCGTGTTCGGGCCGATCGCCGACCTCGACCTGAACGTCGCCCGCAAGGTCTTCGAGACCAACGTCGTCTCGGCGCTCGGCTTCGCCCAGCGGACCTGGCACGCCTGGCAGAAGGACAACGGCGGCGCGATCGTCAACATCGCCTCCGTCGCGGGCCTGTCGCCCTCGCCGTTCATCGGCGCGTACGGCGTCAGCAAGGCCGCGATGATCAACCTGACCGTGCAGCTCGCACACGAGTTCGCGCCCAAGGTGCGGGTCAACGCGATCGCCCCGGCGGTCGTGAAGACCAAGTTCGCCCAGGCCCTGTACGAGGGCCGGGAGGAGGAGGCCGCGGCGGCCTACCCGCTGGGCCGGCTGGGCGTGCCCTCCGACATCGGGGGCGCTGCCGCGTTCCTCACCTCCGAGCAGTCCGACTGGGTCACCGGCCAGACGCTCGTGGTGGACGGCGGCATCTTCCTCAACGCCGGAACCGGCTGA
- a CDS encoding ABC transporter substrate-binding protein, producing the protein MFKRNRCLWQVAAIASISSLLAGCGVLSSDTPEDEGPIVLGTTSAPSTLDPAASWDSSWELFRNIYQTLLSYPTGASDPQPDAAEQCGFSDSSNQVYRCELREGLKFSNGDALDARAVKYSFDRIRKINVNGGPAGLLGSLERVQAPNDREVIFHLNKPDATFPFVLATPAMSIVSPEAYPENSLRKGSDVVGSGPYTLDSYSDGKEAVLVRNDSYKGYAERRNDAVTVRYFQDSATMVKALRDEKIDVTYRGLAAGDVVELQSKSSKDEEIQLVEGTGTDINYLVFNPKDSWANKKAVRQAIAQVVDRAAIAHKVYKDTVDPLYSMVPKGLTGHTTGFFDDYGDPDVAKARKILTEAGINQRVPLTFWYTSDRYGSETAGEFKELKRQLEASGLFSISLKNRPWKTYVEGYQKGEYPVFGRGWFPDFPDAENFIAPFVGDQNALGTPYPAPEITGDLLPRSRRESDRANVEKEFEEAQRILVDDARLLPLWQGRQYVAASRDVSGAERALDPSTIMMLWELHRKTAW; encoded by the coding sequence GTGTTCAAGCGGAACCGGTGCCTGTGGCAGGTGGCGGCCATCGCGTCCATATCGTCCCTGCTCGCCGGGTGCGGCGTGCTGTCGTCCGACACCCCGGAGGACGAAGGACCGATTGTCCTGGGCACCACCAGTGCCCCCAGCACGCTCGACCCTGCCGCGTCGTGGGACAGCTCCTGGGAGCTGTTCCGCAACATCTACCAGACGCTGCTGAGCTACCCGACGGGTGCGAGCGACCCCCAGCCGGACGCCGCAGAGCAGTGCGGCTTCAGCGACTCCTCGAACCAGGTCTACCGCTGCGAGCTGCGCGAGGGCCTGAAGTTCTCCAACGGAGACGCGCTCGACGCCCGGGCGGTGAAGTACTCGTTCGACCGGATTCGCAAGATCAACGTCAACGGTGGCCCCGCGGGTCTGCTGGGCAGCCTCGAGCGGGTCCAGGCGCCGAACGACCGCGAGGTGATCTTCCACCTCAACAAGCCGGACGCCACCTTCCCGTTCGTGCTCGCCACCCCCGCCATGTCGATCGTGTCCCCGGAGGCCTACCCGGAGAACAGCCTGCGCAAGGGCAGTGACGTCGTCGGGTCCGGGCCGTACACCCTCGACTCGTACTCCGACGGCAAGGAAGCCGTCCTCGTGCGCAACGACTCCTACAAGGGCTACGCGGAGCGCCGGAACGACGCGGTGACCGTCCGCTACTTCCAGGACTCCGCCACCATGGTGAAGGCCCTGCGGGACGAGAAGATCGACGTGACCTACCGCGGTCTGGCCGCGGGCGACGTCGTCGAGCTCCAGAGCAAGTCCTCCAAGGACGAGGAGATCCAGCTCGTCGAGGGCACCGGCACCGACATCAACTATCTGGTGTTCAACCCGAAGGACTCCTGGGCGAACAAGAAGGCCGTGCGCCAGGCCATCGCGCAGGTTGTCGACCGGGCGGCGATCGCCCACAAGGTCTACAAGGACACCGTCGACCCGCTGTACTCCATGGTCCCCAAGGGCCTCACCGGCCACACCACGGGCTTCTTCGACGACTACGGCGACCCCGACGTCGCCAAGGCCCGCAAGATCCTCACCGAGGCGGGCATCAACCAGCGCGTCCCGCTCACCTTCTGGTACACGAGCGACCGCTACGGCTCCGAGACCGCCGGGGAGTTCAAGGAGCTGAAGCGCCAGCTCGAGGCTTCCGGCCTGTTCTCGATCAGCCTGAAGAACCGCCCCTGGAAGACCTACGTCGAGGGCTACCAGAAGGGCGAGTACCCGGTGTTCGGGCGCGGTTGGTTCCCCGACTTCCCGGACGCCGAGAACTTCATCGCGCCGTTCGTCGGCGACCAGAACGCCCTCGGCACGCCCTACCCGGCCCCCGAGATCACCGGCGATCTGCTGCCCCGCTCGCGCCGGGAGAGCGACCGCGCGAACGTGGAGAAGGAGTTCGAGGAGGCCCAGCGGATCCTCGTGGACGACGCGCGGCTGCTGCCGCTGTGGCAGGGCCGGCAGTACGTGGCGGCCAGCCGGGACGTCTCGGGCGCCGAGCGGGCCCTGGACCCGTCGACGATCATGATGCTGTGGGAGCTGCACCGCAAGACCGCCTGGTAG
- the ung gene encoding uracil-DNA glycosylase, producing MTDIAMLPESWRGVLGDELQQPWFKELTEFVEEERAKGPVYPPREEVFAALDATPYERVKVLILGQDPYHGDGQGHGLCFSVRPGVRVPPSLRNIYKEMHQELGTPIPDNGYLMPWAEQGVLLLNAVLTVRAGEANSHKGRGWEKFTDAVIRAVAERPDPAVFVLWGNYAQKKLPLIDESRHVVVKGAHPSPLSAKKFFGSRPFTQIDEAVAAQGHTPIDWTIPNLG from the coding sequence GTGACCGACATCGCCATGCTGCCCGAGTCCTGGCGCGGGGTTCTGGGCGACGAACTGCAGCAGCCCTGGTTCAAGGAGCTGACGGAGTTCGTCGAGGAGGAGCGGGCGAAGGGTCCCGTCTATCCGCCGCGCGAGGAGGTCTTCGCGGCGCTGGACGCCACGCCGTACGAACGGGTCAAGGTCCTGATCCTCGGTCAGGACCCGTACCACGGCGACGGGCAGGGGCACGGGCTGTGCTTCTCGGTCCGGCCGGGTGTGCGGGTCCCGCCGTCCCTGCGCAACATCTACAAGGAGATGCACCAGGAACTGGGCACGCCGATCCCGGACAACGGCTATCTGATGCCGTGGGCCGAGCAGGGCGTCCTGCTGCTCAACGCGGTGCTCACGGTCCGCGCCGGCGAGGCCAACTCCCACAAGGGCCGCGGCTGGGAGAAGTTCACCGACGCGGTGATCCGGGCCGTGGCCGAGCGCCCCGACCCGGCGGTCTTCGTGCTGTGGGGCAACTACGCGCAGAAGAAGCTGCCCCTGATCGACGAGTCCCGGCACGTCGTGGTCAAGGGTGCGCACCCCTCGCCCCTGTCGGCGAAGAAGTTCTTCGGCTCGCGCCCCTTCACGCAGATCGACGAGGCGGTGGCGGCGCAGGGGCACACGCCGATCGACTGGACGATCCCGAACCTGGGCTGA
- a CDS encoding DinB family protein, whose protein sequence is MTNERREPATTADERTMLEGWLDYHRQTLAWKCEGLTDAQLRTAAVEPSELSLMGLVRHMAEVERGWFRKVLTAEDAGPIYYTEEDPDGEFHLSESDTWEEAYATWQSEIETARRNAARFGLDDITEGKHRRTGERFNLRWLYTHMIEEYARHNGHADLLRERVDGATGD, encoded by the coding sequence ATGACCAACGAACGCCGAGAGCCCGCCACCACCGCAGACGAGCGCACGATGCTGGAGGGCTGGCTGGACTACCACCGCCAGACCCTCGCCTGGAAGTGCGAGGGCCTGACCGATGCCCAGTTGCGCACCGCCGCTGTGGAGCCGTCCGAGCTGAGCCTGATGGGGCTGGTGCGGCACATGGCGGAGGTCGAGCGGGGCTGGTTCCGCAAGGTGCTCACGGCCGAGGACGCCGGCCCGATCTACTACACCGAGGAGGACCCGGACGGCGAGTTCCATCTCTCCGAGTCCGACACGTGGGAAGAGGCGTACGCCACCTGGCAGTCCGAGATCGAGACCGCCCGGCGCAACGCGGCCCGCTTCGGCCTGGACGACATCACCGAGGGCAAGCACCGACGCACCGGCGAGCGCTTCAACCTGCGGTGGCTCTACACGCACATGATCGAGGAGTACGCGCGGCACAACGGCCACGCCGACCTGCTCCGCGAGCGCGTCGACGGCGCGACCGGCGACTGA
- a CDS encoding TetR/AcrR family transcriptional regulator gives MSVSNAGPSRSDLVADTALALLAERGMRGLTHRAVDEAAALPQGSTSNLARTRQALLELAVRRLADREARVLALHEMPDPAAGTGSLADALALAAHRALTNNRALTLARYELALEATRRPELRAFFDATGARFRDQLTALVTGMGSTDPARHTLSLIAWADGLLFSCVAGSFGTDTPSLEEIRAGLRELLVGMLGH, from the coding sequence ATGTCCGTAAGCAACGCCGGTCCCAGCCGCTCCGACCTCGTCGCCGACACCGCCCTCGCCCTGCTCGCCGAGCGCGGGATGCGCGGCCTCACGCACCGGGCGGTGGACGAGGCGGCCGCACTCCCCCAGGGCTCCACGTCGAACCTCGCCCGGACCCGGCAGGCCCTGCTGGAACTGGCGGTGCGACGGCTGGCCGACCGTGAGGCGCGGGTGCTGGCCCTGCACGAGATGCCGGACCCCGCGGCCGGGACCGGCTCCCTGGCGGACGCACTGGCCCTGGCGGCCCACCGGGCCCTGACGAACAACCGCGCGCTCACCCTCGCCCGGTACGAACTGGCCCTGGAGGCGACGCGCCGCCCCGAGCTGCGGGCCTTCTTCGACGCCACGGGCGCCCGCTTCCGGGACCAACTGACCGCCCTGGTCACCGGCATGGGCTCGACGGACCCGGCCCGGCACACCCTGTCGCTGATCGCCTGGGCGGACGGCCTGCTGTTCAGCTGCGTGGCGGGGTCGTTCGGCACGGACACACCGAGCCTGGAGGAGATCCGGGCCGGGCTGCGGGAACTGCTGGTGGGAATGCTCGGGCACTGA
- a CDS encoding FAD-dependent monooxygenase has translation MAQSGHAVVIGGGIGGLTAAVALHRRGLRVTVLERARSLEPVGAAISLAPNSLRALDVIGLGDEIRGLAAWSGDGGLRAPGGRWFSRSSAEAAAARFGGPLVLLPRATLIERLAALLPADAVRTDATAVLADSGGPGRTARVTTADGALEADLVVGADGVRSAVRGALFPGHPGPVYSGFTTWRVMIPVPGARFASHETWGRGSLWGTHPLKDGRVYAYGAALTPAGGRAPDDEKSELLRRFGDWHDPIPAVLAAARPEDVLRHDVHHLAEPLPAYHHGRAALLGDAAHAMPPSLGQGGNQAIEDAVVLAHHYDDLAAYTAARLPRTTAIARQAVRTARLSLMSSRAGIAVRDTAVAALSKAGPALFLRSFDGIADWAPPQRPYASGQTPAGNR, from the coding sequence ATGGCACAGTCCGGGCACGCCGTCGTGATCGGCGGCGGTATCGGAGGCCTGACGGCCGCGGTCGCCCTGCACCGGCGGGGCCTGCGGGTCACCGTGCTGGAGCGGGCCCGTTCGCTGGAGCCGGTCGGCGCGGCGATCTCCCTCGCGCCCAACTCCCTGCGCGCGCTGGACGTCATCGGCCTCGGCGACGAGATCCGCGGTCTCGCCGCCTGGTCGGGGGACGGGGGCCTGCGCGCTCCGGGCGGGCGGTGGTTCTCCCGCTCCTCAGCCGAAGCGGCCGCCGCGCGCTTCGGCGGCCCGCTCGTCCTGCTGCCCCGCGCCACCCTGATCGAGCGTCTCGCCGCCCTGCTCCCGGCGGACGCCGTCCGCACGGACGCCACCGCGGTGCTCGCCGACAGCGGAGGACCCGGCCGGACGGCCCGCGTCACGACCGCGGACGGCGCACTCGAAGCGGACCTGGTGGTCGGTGCGGACGGCGTCCGGTCCGCCGTGCGCGGGGCACTCTTCCCCGGCCACCCGGGGCCCGTCTACTCAGGCTTCACCACCTGGCGGGTCATGATCCCCGTCCCCGGCGCCCGGTTCGCCTCGCACGAGACCTGGGGTCGGGGCAGCCTCTGGGGCACCCACCCGCTGAAGGACGGCCGCGTCTACGCCTACGGCGCCGCCCTGACCCCCGCAGGCGGCCGGGCGCCCGACGACGAGAAGTCCGAGCTGCTGCGCCGCTTCGGCGACTGGCACGACCCGATCCCCGCCGTGCTCGCCGCCGCCCGGCCCGAAGACGTCCTGCGCCACGACGTCCACCACCTCGCCGAACCCCTGCCCGCCTACCACCACGGCCGGGCCGCCCTGCTCGGCGACGCCGCGCACGCCATGCCCCCGAGCCTCGGCCAGGGCGGCAACCAGGCGATCGAGGACGCCGTCGTGCTCGCCCACCACTACGACGACCTCGCCGCCTACACCGCCGCGCGGCTGCCGCGTACGACCGCGATCGCACGCCAGGCCGTGCGGACGGCCCGGCTCAGCCTCATGAGCAGCCGGGCCGGCATCGCCGTGCGCGACACGGCCGTCGCCGCACTGTCGAAGGCCGGGCCCGCCCTGTTCCTGCGCAGCTTCGACGGCATCGCCGACTGGGCGCCCCCGCAGCGGCCGTATGCTTCCGGGCAGACCCCGGCAGGCAACCGTTGA
- a CDS encoding Gfo/Idh/MocA family protein has protein sequence MKVGCIGLGDIAQKAYLPVLAFQPGVELHLQTRTPATLDRVAQGLHIPPERRHSTLDSLLAAGLDAAFVHAPTLVHPEIVTRLLEAGVPTYVDKPLAYELDDSARLVTLAEERDVSLAVGFNRRYAPGYTQCADHPRELILMQKNRIGLPEEPRSMILDDFIHVVDTLRFLVPGEVDDVTVRARVRDGLLHHLVLQLAGDGFTALGVMNRLSGSAEEVLEVSGQDTKRQVVNLAEVIDHKGQPTVRRRGDWVPVARQRGIEQAVLAFLDAVRAGRVLSARDALETHELCERVVRAVQERTA, from the coding sequence GTGAAGGTCGGCTGCATCGGACTCGGTGACATCGCGCAGAAGGCCTACCTCCCGGTCCTCGCCTTCCAGCCCGGGGTCGAACTGCATCTGCAGACCCGTACGCCCGCCACGCTGGACCGGGTCGCACAGGGGCTGCACATCCCGCCGGAGCGGCGGCACAGCACCCTGGACTCCCTGCTCGCGGCGGGCCTGGACGCGGCCTTCGTGCACGCGCCCACGCTCGTGCACCCGGAGATCGTGACGCGACTGCTGGAGGCGGGCGTACCGACCTACGTCGACAAGCCGCTCGCCTACGAACTCGACGACTCCGCGCGGCTGGTGACGCTCGCCGAGGAGCGGGACGTGAGCCTCGCGGTCGGCTTCAACCGGCGCTACGCCCCCGGCTACACGCAGTGCGCGGACCACCCGCGCGAGCTGATCCTGATGCAGAAGAACCGCATCGGGCTGCCGGAGGAACCCCGCTCGATGATCCTCGACGACTTCATCCACGTCGTCGACACCCTCCGGTTCCTGGTGCCCGGCGAGGTCGACGACGTGACCGTGCGCGCCCGGGTCCGGGACGGGCTGCTGCACCATCTGGTGCTCCAGCTCGCCGGGGACGGCTTCACCGCGCTCGGCGTGATGAACCGGCTCAGCGGGTCCGCCGAGGAGGTCCTCGAGGTGTCCGGGCAGGACACCAAACGGCAGGTGGTCAATCTCGCCGAGGTCATCGACCACAAGGGGCAGCCGACCGTGCGGCGGCGCGGGGACTGGGTTCCGGTGGCCCGCCAGCGCGGGATCGAGCAGGCGGTGCTCGCGTTCCTGGACGCGGTCAGGGCGGGCAGGGTGCTCAGCGCCCGGGACGCGCTGGAGACCCATGAACTGTGCGAGCGGGTGGTACGCGCGGTTCAGGAGCGGACCGCCTGA
- the lnt gene encoding apolipoprotein N-acyltransferase: MKTLGHWLASPGRRSAAAAVAGALPVLAFPAPSLWWCAYAALVPWILLLRTAPTGKRAAFDGWCGGFGFMLAMHHWLLPSLHVFTIVLAALLGALWAPWGWMVRRLLGGLPSPGRVTVALVVLPSGWLAVELVRSWQGLGGPWGMLGSSQWQAEPALRLASVGGVWLLSYLLVAVNVAVAVLVAVRRARVPAVAGLVATAAATSAAWAFSPRPAVDGQVRIAIVQPGVVVGPDGRFDREERLTRRLAGQDVDLIVWGESSVGFDLGDRPALAGRLAGLSRATGADILVNVDARRSDKPGIYKSSVLVGPDGLTGERYDKMRLVPFGEYIPARSLFGWATSVGKAAGEDRRRGSQPIVMNIEDELRVGPLVCFETAFPDMTRHLTREGVDVLIGQSSTSTFQHSWAPEQHASLAALRAAETGRPMVHATLTGVSAVYGPDGQRIGAPLGTDASTARIYELPLAHGTTPYVRHGDWTVHAAMVILALWAAGEGARTLRLRRSAPEPRVPPARTVHGSPARPGR; encoded by the coding sequence ATGAAGACGCTCGGACACTGGCTCGCCTCCCCCGGGCGCCGCTCGGCCGCCGCGGCGGTCGCGGGCGCCCTCCCCGTCCTCGCCTTCCCCGCGCCGTCGCTGTGGTGGTGCGCCTACGCCGCCCTGGTCCCCTGGATCCTGCTGCTGCGCACCGCGCCGACCGGGAAGCGGGCCGCCTTCGACGGCTGGTGCGGCGGCTTCGGCTTCATGCTGGCCATGCACCACTGGCTGCTGCCGAGCCTGCACGTGTTCACGATCGTCCTCGCGGCCCTCCTCGGCGCCCTGTGGGCCCCGTGGGGATGGATGGTGCGCCGTCTCCTCGGCGGCCTTCCCTCCCCCGGCCGGGTCACGGTGGCGCTCGTGGTGCTGCCGTCGGGCTGGCTGGCCGTCGAGCTGGTCCGCTCCTGGCAGGGGCTCGGCGGCCCCTGGGGCATGCTCGGCAGCAGCCAGTGGCAGGCGGAACCGGCGCTGCGGCTCGCTTCGGTCGGCGGGGTGTGGCTGCTCAGCTATCTGCTCGTGGCCGTCAACGTCGCGGTCGCCGTCCTCGTCGCGGTCCGCCGGGCCCGGGTACCCGCCGTGGCCGGTCTGGTCGCCACGGCAGCCGCCACCTCCGCCGCCTGGGCGTTCTCGCCCCGCCCCGCGGTCGACGGCCAGGTCAGGATCGCGATCGTGCAGCCGGGTGTCGTCGTCGGTCCCGACGGCCGGTTCGACCGCGAGGAGCGGCTCACCCGCAGGCTCGCCGGGCAGGACGTCGACCTGATCGTCTGGGGCGAGAGCAGCGTCGGCTTCGACCTCGGGGACCGGCCCGCCCTCGCCGGGCGGCTCGCGGGCCTCTCCCGTGCGACGGGCGCGGACATCCTGGTCAACGTGGACGCCCGGCGCTCCGACAAGCCCGGCATCTACAAGAGTTCGGTCCTGGTCGGGCCCGACGGCCTGACCGGCGAGCGCTACGACAAGATGCGGCTCGTGCCGTTCGGCGAGTACATCCCGGCCCGCTCACTGTTCGGCTGGGCCACCTCCGTCGGCAAGGCCGCGGGAGAGGACCGCAGGCGCGGCTCGCAGCCCATCGTGATGAACATCGAGGACGAGCTGCGGGTGGGCCCGCTGGTGTGCTTCGAGACCGCCTTCCCCGACATGACCCGCCATCTCACACGGGAGGGCGTCGACGTGCTGATCGGCCAGTCGTCGACCTCCACGTTCCAGCACAGCTGGGCGCCCGAACAGCACGCGTCGCTCGCCGCGCTGCGTGCCGCCGAGACCGGCCGCCCCATGGTGCACGCGACCCTGACGGGCGTCTCCGCCGTCTACGGCCCGGACGGACAGCGCATCGGAGCGCCGCTCGGCACGGACGCCTCCACCGCGCGGATCTACGAGCTCCCCCTCGCCCACGGCACCACGCCCTACGTCCGTCACGGCGACTGGACGGTGCATGCGGCCATGGTGATCCTCGCCCTGTGGGCGGCCGGAGAGGGCGCACGCACCCTGCGGCTCAGGCGGTCCGCTCCTGAACCGCGCGTACCACCCGCTCGCACAGTTCATGGGTCTCCAGCGCGTCCCGGGCGCTGA
- a CDS encoding nuclear transport factor 2 family protein has product MTQRVELATVRDRLALDGLITDYAVAVDDGDWEAYRGLFAPRGRADYRSAGGIEGEARAVAAWLAENLSLFPMRQHLIVNRRVRFGIWEQDTGDTAEVQADYVNPMATAGPAPDFVCGGRYAFAALRTDDGWRLSEVVVREKWRRLPEPEKTPVVN; this is encoded by the coding sequence ATGACGCAGCGCGTGGAACTCGCCACCGTGAGGGACCGGCTGGCCCTGGACGGGCTGATCACCGATTACGCGGTGGCGGTCGACGACGGCGACTGGGAGGCGTACCGGGGCCTGTTCGCCCCTCGCGGGCGGGCTGACTACCGGTCGGCCGGCGGCATCGAGGGAGAAGCCCGGGCGGTCGCCGCGTGGCTCGCGGAGAACCTGAGCCTGTTCCCGATGCGGCAGCACCTGATCGTCAACCGGCGGGTGCGCTTCGGGATCTGGGAGCAGGACACCGGGGACACGGCGGAGGTCCAGGCCGACTACGTCAATCCGATGGCCACCGCCGGGCCGGCCCCCGACTTCGTGTGCGGCGGACGGTACGCCTTCGCGGCGCTGCGCACGGACGACGGCTGGCGGCTGAGCGAGGTGGTCGTGCGGGAGAAGTGGCGGCGCCTTCCCGAGCCGGAGAAGACACCTGTGGTCAACTGA
- a CDS encoding DUF4291 domain-containing protein yields MNERHEPKFQVRARHTGSTITVYQAYRPEIGGPAARQGRFPAAWKRDRMTWIKPSFLWMMYRCGWGTKEGQETVLAIEIDREGFLWALRNACLSHHVPALHGDQASWKRQLRQAPARVQWDPERDLHLNPLPHRSLQLGLAGEAAARYADEWIVGIEDVTPLATEIHRLVRAGQPHSAAGLLPEERPLDLDDEVLARLRA; encoded by the coding sequence GTGAACGAACGACACGAACCGAAGTTCCAGGTGCGCGCCCGCCACACCGGGTCCACGATCACCGTCTACCAGGCCTACCGCCCGGAGATCGGCGGCCCCGCCGCCCGCCAGGGCCGCTTCCCGGCCGCATGGAAGCGGGACCGCATGACATGGATCAAGCCGTCGTTCCTGTGGATGATGTACCGCTGCGGCTGGGGTACCAAGGAGGGCCAGGAGACGGTCCTGGCGATCGAGATCGACCGCGAGGGCTTCCTCTGGGCGCTGCGCAACGCCTGCCTGTCCCATCACGTCCCTGCCCTGCACGGCGACCAGGCCTCCTGGAAGCGGCAGTTGAGGCAGGCGCCCGCGCGGGTGCAGTGGGATCCGGAACGGGACCTGCACCTCAACCCGCTGCCGCACCGGTCGCTCCAGCTGGGGCTCGCCGGGGAGGCCGCCGCGCGCTACGCGGACGAGTGGATCGTGGGGATCGAGGACGTCACGCCGCTCGCCACGGAGATCCACAGACTGGTGCGGGCGGGGCAACCTCACTCGGCCGCAGGGCTGTTGCCGGAGGAGCGGCCGTTGGACCTCGACGACGAGGTGCTGGCGCGACTGCGCGCCTAG
- a CDS encoding undecaprenyl-diphosphate phosphatase encodes MSWFESLILGLVQGLTEFLPVSSSAHLRLTAAFSGWEDPGAAFTAITQIGTEAAVLIYFRKDIGRIISAWTRSLTNKALRSDPDARMGWLVIVGSIPIGVLGVTLKDQIEGPFRDLRITATMLIGMGIVLGIADRLAARDESGGKHRAPKQRKALEDLGVRDGLIYGVCQAMALVPGVSRSGATISGGLFMGYKREAAARYSFLLAIPAVLASGVFELKDATEGGHVSWGPTIFATIIAFGVGYAVIAWFMKFISTKSFMPFVYYRIALGILIIVLVSVGALSPHAAESAG; translated from the coding sequence ATGTCTTGGTTCGAATCACTCATCCTCGGACTCGTCCAGGGGCTGACCGAGTTCCTCCCCGTCTCCTCCAGCGCCCACCTGCGGCTGACGGCGGCCTTCTCGGGCTGGGAGGACCCGGGTGCGGCCTTCACGGCGATCACGCAGATCGGCACCGAGGCAGCCGTGCTGATCTACTTCCGCAAGGACATCGGGCGGATCATCTCGGCGTGGACGCGCTCGCTCACGAACAAGGCGCTGCGCAGCGACCCGGACGCCCGGATGGGCTGGCTGGTCATCGTCGGCTCGATCCCGATCGGCGTGCTCGGCGTGACGCTGAAGGACCAGATCGAGGGACCGTTCCGCGATCTGCGGATCACCGCGACGATGCTGATCGGCATGGGCATCGTCCTGGGCATCGCCGACCGGCTCGCGGCCCGCGACGAGAGCGGCGGCAAGCACCGCGCACCCAAGCAGCGCAAGGCCCTTGAGGACCTGGGCGTCCGGGACGGCCTGATCTACGGCGTCTGTCAGGCCATGGCACTCGTTCCGGGCGTCTCCCGCTCCGGCGCCACCATCAGCGGTGGCCTGTTCATGGGCTACAAGCGCGAGGCCGCGGCCCGCTACTCCTTCCTGCTCGCCATCCCCGCGGTGCTCGCCTCGGGCGTGTTCGAGCTGAAGGACGCCACGGAGGGCGGCCATGTGTCGTGGGGTCCGACGATCTTCGCGACGATCATCGCCTTCGGTGTCGGGTACGCGGTGATCGCATGGTTCATGAAGTTCATCTCGACCAAGAGCTTCATGCCGTTCGTCTACTACCGCATCGCGCTCGGCATCCTCATCATCGTCCTGGTCAGCGTGGGTGCCCTGAGCCCGCACGCGGCCGAGTCGGCGGGCTGA